The following proteins come from a genomic window of Ursus arctos isolate Adak ecotype North America unplaced genomic scaffold, UrsArc2.0 scaffold_12, whole genome shotgun sequence:
- the CTSK gene encoding cathepsin K encodes MWGLEVLLLLPMASFALYPEEILDTQWELWKKTYGKQYNSKVDEISRRLIWEKNLKHISIHNLEASLGVHTYELAMNHLGDMTSEEVVQKMTGLKVPPSHSRNNDTLYIPDWESRAPDSIDYRKKGYVTPVKNQGQCGSCWAFSSVGALEGQLKKKTGKLLNLSPQNLVDCVSENDGCGGGYMTNAFQYVQKNRGIDSEDAYPYVGQDESCMYNPTGKAAKCRGYREIPEGNEKALKRAVARVGPISVAIDASLTSFQFYSKGVYYDENCNSDNLNHAVLAVGYGIQKGNKHWIIKNSWGENWGNKGYILMARNKNNACGIANLASFPKM; translated from the exons ATGTGGGGGCTCGAggttctgctgctgctgcccatGGCAAGCTTTGCTCTATATCCTGAGGAGATACTGGACACTCAATGGGAGCTATGGAAGAAGACCTACGGGAAGCAGTATAACAGCAAG GTGGATGAAATCTCTCGGCgtttaatttgggaaaaaaactTGAAGCATATTTCCATCCATAATCTTGAGGCCTCTCTTGGTGTCCATACATATGAACTGGCCATGAACCACTTGGGGGACATG ACCAGTGAAGAGGTGGTTCAGAAGATGACTGGACTCAAAGTACCCCCCTCTCATTCCCGTAATAATGATACCCTCTATATCCCAGACTGGGAAAGCAGAGCCCCAGACTCCATTGATTATCGGAAGAAAGGATATGTTACTCCTGTCAAGAACCAG GGTCAGTGTGGTTCCTGTTGGGCGTTTAGCTCTGTGGGTGCCCTGGAGGGCCAACTCAAGAAGAAAACTGGCAAACTCTTAAATCTGAGTCCCCAGAACCTGGTGGATTGTGTTTCTGAGAATGATGGCTGTGGAGGGGGCTACATGACCAATGCCTTCCAGTATGTGCAGAAGAACCGGGGCATTGACTCTGAAGATGCCTACCCATATGTGGGACAG GATGAAAGTTGTATGTACAACCCAACAGGCAAGGCAGCTAAGTGCAGAGGGTACAGAGAGATTCCTGAGGGGAATGAGAAGGCCCTGAAGAGGGCAGTGGCCCGAGTGGGACCCATCTCTGTGGCCATTGATGCAAGCCTGACCTCCTTCCAGTTTTACAGCAAAG GTGTGTACTACGATGAAAACTGTAATAGCGATAATCTGAACCACGCGGTGTTGGCAGTGGGATACGGCATCCAGAAAGGAAACAAGCACTGGATCATTAAAAACAG